The following is a genomic window from Opitutus sp. GAS368.
CGGGCACCGCCGTCATCGTCTGGCCCTGATGGTCGCCGCCGTCTCCCGCCTCGTCCTCCCCGAAGCCGCGTGGCGCGAGCGCCGCGCCGCCCACGAGCAGCGCGTCCGCGCGTGGACCGATCCCCACCAAGCCCGCACCGCCCGCGGCGAGAAGCACCCGGTCCATGATTTCCTCTTTGAATACTACCGCTTCCGGCCGTCGTGGTTGAAGCGCTGGCACCCGGGCCCCGACGTCGTGCTGCGGGGCGACACGGCGCGCGAATTCCTGCGCTGGCCGGAATACCATGAGGCCGACGGCGGCGTGGCGCTGAACGTCGCCGCGTTCGACCCGGCGCGCCGCGACAGCCTGGCGTGGATCTTGAATCTTCTGCGTCTTACCGCGGAGCGCCCGCCGGCCTTCGGCTGCTTCGGCCTGCACGAGTGGGCGATGGTCTATCGCCAGTCGCCGGAGGAGATCCGGCACAACGCCTGGCCGCTGCGCTTCCCGCCGGACGAGCTGGCGCGGATCGTCGAGGCCCAGCCGGTGCGCTGCTCGCACTTCGACGCCTTCCGCTTCTTCACCGCACCGGCGCGCCCGCTCAACCGCCTGCAGCCCGAGCGCGCCACCGGGCCGCAGTTCGAGCAGCGCGGCTGCCTGCACGCCAACATGGATCTCTACAAGTGGGCGTTCAAACTCGCGCCGTTCACGCCGGCGGAACTCATCGCCGACTGCTTCGCCCTGGCCCGCGACATCCGCGAGGTGGACATGCGCGCCAGCCCCTACGACCTCGAGAAACTCGGCTTCGCGCCCATCCGCATCGAGACCCCCGAGGGCCGCGCCGAATACGAGACGCTCCAGCGCGACTTCGCCGCCCGCAGCCAGCCGCTGCGCGTCCGGCTCGTGGTCCTGTGCGAGCGGCTGCTGGCGCCGTAACTGACACGGCACGCGATCCATCCCCAAAATCCTCCAATCATTTTCCGTCTACTTTCACACCCTGAAGAAATGTCCGTAGAGTCGCGCGCGAGTCACGGCTGGTGTTTGGCGCTATGATTGAACAGTGCAGGTCAATCCAGGTGCCAGCTGCGGTGTATTCGGCTCGCATGGTGGTGGATGTC
Proteins encoded in this region:
- a CDS encoding 3-methyladenine DNA glycosylase — translated: MVAAVSRLVLPEAAWRERRAAHEQRVRAWTDPHQARTARGEKHPVHDFLFEYYRFRPSWLKRWHPGPDVVLRGDTAREFLRWPEYHEADGGVALNVAAFDPARRDSLAWILNLLRLTAERPPAFGCFGLHEWAMVYRQSPEEIRHNAWPLRFPPDELARIVEAQPVRCSHFDAFRFFTAPARPLNRLQPERATGPQFEQRGCLHANMDLYKWAFKLAPFTPAELIADCFALARDIREVDMRASPYDLEKLGFAPIRIETPEGRAEYETLQRDFAARSQPLRVRLVVLCERLLAP